The DNA segment GTATCACAGTCCTTACAGCAACCGGAATTCGAACTGAGTGGGTACTTCCGTCTGACCATGTCAAGCTCCCGAAAGTGTATCCTCCTTGCACTCTCTGCCTTGTGGTGAATGTCACCATAAATGTTGCGCTTCTACTGCTTCCTTTGGTGAAAGTAATCACAGATGGTTCTACGGACACATCTATACCAGCTGGAGCTTCAACCACTAAATGATATGTTGCTTCCGCTGGCCCAACGTTAGTCACAGTGCGCCGAAGCATGACATGGTCCTTGAGGTCCGGCACGACAATTGACGGGAGGTTGAGATTGAGGTAGTAGGATTCACAACCATCTAAATATCCAAGAGTGCAGTTCAAAAACTTGTTGTACTCTCTTGCATCCACGTCATAAACCAAGCCAGGGTCAACAGCTCTATCTGGGTCTATGTGTCCACCACCAAAGTCGAAGGGGTCAGCTAGTTTCCTTGGGACCGCTTCTGCTTGGATTGGCATGCCAAAACGATCAGTCACAGATGctgcaaccaagacaagaaacaATCAAATCAGTTttatattttgatgaattgtttTCATGTATTTTTTGTATTTCAATGTTCACACCTGTGGTGACGATGGCAGACTTGATCATGGCAGGTGACCAGCCAGGGTGAACCGACTTGAGCAGTGCGGTCACAGCGGAGACATGCGGGCACGCCATGGATGTCCCGGATTTGAACACGTAGGAGTCGCGGTCCGCTGCCAAGATGCTGACGCCAGGTGCAGCAATGTCGGGCTGTTCAAACATGTGTATTGAGAATTAGTTAAGAAGTCGTAAGTTAAGAAAAATTAGGAAGGCTAGGTAACAAACAAGACAATGGCAACAATTGTCTCAAGTTAAGAAATTGAGAATGATATATACCTTGAGTATGCTAGGGAACAACATGCTTGGACCTCTCGACGAGAATGAGGCGACCCTCGGCGACAACACCCCTTTTCCGACAACGGTCATGGCAGGTGACACCTTCACCACCGCATTCCTAGCATGACACGTGACTGGCATGAGTTTCCGGAGAAGAAGAAAACGCATTCAAGTCTGTTTCAGACAACACGACATGCACTCACCCTTTGTCCCAACTCCAATAGGAGGCAATTCGTTGTGCGATCTCAAAATCCACCACTACACAGGGCATAACGCCCCTACACAAAGGCAGGAAGTCGAGGAGGTTAGTAGTGTACTGTGCAAATATGAGGCCCTTGGCGCCAGCCATGGTGGTGAGATTGATGGCTATGGGAAGTGCTTGTCGAGGCGGCATGCTTCTCGCTGCCACGGGTTGATAGCATAGGACGATTTTACCGGTGACGTTGCTCAATGCCAGTGACGACTCCGTGTCACAGCTGCGCAGAAGTTGTAATTCAGTATAGTTGATAAAACACTGAATCGTGGTTACAAAAGTGGACAACTACAACAAATGCGTCAAGTGATTACAGATGCATAACTACAGAAGTTTTATTTCATTACCTCCCGGCATAAACAAGGTCTTTAAAGTTGCCGCTGATCACAGATGCATTGTTGTGAAGAGATTGCCCCTGTATTTCGAATCAGGCACACATTAATAAGTAATTAAAGGAATCAGGGAAAGCTGGCTTCAGGGACGAGCTAAATGTACTTTTTGTTTGTTTCCACGCTCTGAGACGAATCAAGTTAATTTGTCAAAAACTATAAAACCAATTTTATAGCCCTGGATCAGACCAAATAAATACTTGGAGAATGTTTGTTTGTAGCATGCACGTACCACAAGCTTTTCTTTGTTTCCGAGCGATATCAAGGTCGGGAAAGACCGGTCAATCGTGCTAGCGGCCACCGTTGTAACCCACGGTAGGGCATTAGCCACCGTTTGTGGCACAGGGCCATCATTCCCTCCGGCGAACACGATAGAGATCCCTCTTTGCACAGCATGCAGCGTCCCAGGAAACTCGTGACCAGCCCCAGCAATCGAGAGCGACAAGACGTCCACACCGTCATGCATAGCATCATCGATAGCCGCGAGGACCGCTGCTTCAGGGCAACTCCCACCCAACCAACACACCTTGTAGATACTGAGCCGCGCACGTGGCGCCCCGCCGCGTGCCACGCCCATGCCTAGGCCTCCGTAGCTCACGCCCTGCACTTCCCTGCCGGCGATGGTCGATGCGATGTGTGTGCCATGGCCTTCAATGTCCCTAGGCGACTTATAGTTTCTGTTTAGCACCTCGTCACTAATTCCACGCCCATACCACCGCGCACCGATGATCTTTTTGTTGCAACTTGTGGCGTTGAAATCCTGACCAGTCTGGCATTTCCCTTTCCACCGTGCCGGCACAGGGCCATACCCATTGTCATCAAAGCTTCGTGATTCAGGCCATATGCCTATAAATAAGCATGGTAATCAATTGATTCGGTATCGGAATTTCTCATATTCAGGATTTAAGCTTGAGGGGTCGGACTGTAAACCTGTATCGATCACACCCACGATGACATCTTCACCATACTTTGCTTTTCTGAGTAGGCCCGATTGTTGTCTTGGTTGGTTACGGTCAAGGCCAAGAAAGTCCCAGCTCCGAGTTTTGTGCGTTTCGTGATAAGTGTTAGGCTTCACAGTGACAACTTCTGGGAATTCTACATCCAAAATATGTTGATTAGTTCTTGTCGGTCATGCAAGTAGATACGATGATAGGTAGGAGCCTATAGGACTGACAATCACTTACTTGCGATTGTCTCAGCCTGAGACTCGGTGAGCATCGCCGCAAAACCAGAAAATCCATGCTTGTAACTGTAAACTATCGACCTCAAGGCTTCATCCTTGCTGTTGTCAAGTAAAATGAGGGTGAGCAAATCACGACTAATACGTCGATGATGCAACATGAACTCCTCATTGTTTTTGTTTTGAACAAAATGAATTGGTAGCTAGTTACAGTACCTCCCAAAAACAGAGGTTAGCATGTCACGGTGAGACGCGGTGACCATGGATGGGTCATCATGCTTCTTCTCCCCCATATACACGATGTAGAGCTGAAATTCATTTTGTCGCATAAGTTCTCAACAAAAAACAGATATCAGGAAAGAAAGCAAATTGAGAGAGGACTCGGGTGTGTATCTTACTTTACTCGACGCGTTAGCTGAAACAGGCAGCAgtgtcgcatcgagggtgttacagc comes from the Triticum urartu cultivar G1812 unplaced genomic scaffold, Tu2.1 TuUngrouped_contig_5179, whole genome shotgun sequence genome and includes:
- the LOC125528879 gene encoding subtilisin-like protease SBT3.9, translated to MDSRTAFCGCNTLDATLLPVSANASSKLYIVYMGEKKHDDPSMVTASHRDMLTSVFGSKDEALRSIVYSYKHGFSGFAAMLTESQAETIAKFPEVVTVKPNTYHETHKTRSWDFLGLDRNQPRQQSGLLRKAKYGEDVIVGVIDTGIWPESRSFDDNGYGPVPARWKGKCQTGQDFNATSCNKKIIGARWYGRGISDEVLNRNYKSPRDIEGHGTHIASTIAGREVQGVSYGGLGMGVARGGAPRARLSIYKVCWLGGSCPEAAVLAAIDDAMHDGVDVLSLSIAGAGHEFPGTLHAVQRGISIVFAGGNDGPVPQTVANALPWVTTVAASTIDRSFPTLISLGNKEKLVGQSLHNNASVISGNFKDLVYAGSCDTESSLALSNVTGKIVLCYQPVAARSMPPRQALPIAINLTTMAGAKGLIFAQYTTNLLDFLPLCRGVMPCVVVDFEIAQRIASYWSWDKGNAVVKVSPAMTVVGKGVLSPRVASFSSRGPSMLFPSILKPDIAAPGVSILAADRDSYVFKSGTSMACPHVSAVTALLKSVHPGWSPAMIKSAIVTTASVTDRFGMPIQAEAVPRKLADPFDFGGGHIDPDRAVDPGLVYDVDAREYNKFLNCTLGYLDGCESYYLNLNLPSIVVPDLKDHVMLRRTVTNVGPAEATYHLVVEAPAGIDVSVEPSVITFTKGSSRSATFMVTFTTRQRVQGGYTFGSLTWSDGSTHSVRIPVAVRTVIQDFVADTA